The Prochlorococcus marinus str. MIT 9301 genome window below encodes:
- a CDS encoding ferredoxin:protochlorophyllide reductase (ATP-dependent) subunit B: MELTLWTYEGPPHVGAMRIASSMKDIHYVLHAPQGDTYADLLFTMIERRGQRPPVTYTTFQARDLGGDTAELVKKNIKEAVERFKPKTLLVGESCTAELIQDQPGALAKGMGFDMPIVNLELPAYSKKENWGASETFYQLTRTLLKDKVSFSDKISPFRWKELGRRPKVNILGPSLLGFRCRDDVIEIQRILSEQGIDTNVVAPLGASPDDIERLIDAEINICLYQEIAEASCEWLKRNFGMEYTNTIPIGIKNTIEFINEVHEKLDLPLTNKEELENKSKLPWYSKSVDSNYLTGKRVFIFGDGTHAIAAAKIAKEELGFEVVGLGTYSREMARQVRATAKDLNVEALITNNYLEVEDAMKKAAPELVLGTQMERHSAKRLGIPCSVISTPMHVQDVPARYSPQMGWEGANVIFDDWVHPLMMGLEEHLIDMFKHDFEFVDGHQSHLGHTATNKNNILNSDEKKEKNSKEEIIWTESGRAELTKVPFFVRGKVKTNTEKYAILRGIPEISDETLYDAKAYFS, translated from the coding sequence ATGGAATTAACTCTATGGACATATGAAGGACCGCCACATGTTGGTGCTATGAGAATTGCATCGTCAATGAAAGATATACATTATGTGCTTCATGCCCCTCAAGGAGATACATATGCAGATCTTCTTTTTACAATGATTGAAAGAAGAGGGCAAAGGCCCCCAGTTACATATACGACTTTTCAGGCTAGAGATCTAGGAGGAGATACTGCAGAATTAGTTAAGAAAAATATTAAGGAAGCCGTAGAACGATTTAAACCAAAAACTCTTTTAGTTGGAGAAAGTTGTACAGCAGAACTTATCCAAGACCAACCTGGAGCTCTTGCGAAAGGGATGGGGTTTGATATGCCGATTGTGAATCTTGAATTACCTGCTTATAGCAAGAAAGAAAATTGGGGGGCCTCAGAAACCTTTTATCAATTAACAAGAACCCTTTTAAAAGATAAAGTAAGTTTTTCAGATAAAATAAGTCCCTTCAGGTGGAAGGAATTAGGTAGGAGACCAAAAGTTAATATACTTGGCCCCTCATTACTGGGATTTAGATGCAGAGATGATGTAATCGAAATCCAACGCATACTTTCGGAACAAGGTATTGATACAAACGTAGTTGCTCCACTAGGTGCTAGTCCTGATGATATTGAAAGACTAATTGATGCTGAAATAAATATCTGTCTTTATCAAGAAATTGCTGAAGCTTCATGTGAGTGGCTCAAACGGAACTTTGGAATGGAATATACGAATACTATTCCTATTGGAATAAAAAATACAATTGAATTTATAAATGAAGTTCATGAAAAATTAGATCTTCCTTTAACGAATAAAGAAGAATTAGAAAATAAATCAAAACTTCCTTGGTACTCAAAATCAGTTGACTCTAATTATCTAACTGGTAAAAGAGTTTTTATTTTTGGTGATGGAACACATGCAATTGCAGCAGCCAAAATTGCTAAAGAAGAATTGGGTTTTGAAGTAGTGGGTCTTGGAACATACAGCAGGGAGATGGCCAGGCAAGTAAGAGCTACTGCAAAAGATCTAAATGTAGAAGCTTTGATAACCAACAATTATCTAGAAGTGGAAGATGCCATGAAAAAGGCTGCCCCTGAACTAGTTTTAGGGACCCAAATGGAAAGGCATAGTGCAAAAAGACTCGGCATTCCATGCTCAGTAATTAGTACTCCAATGCATGTTCAAGATGTTCCTGCAAGATATAGCCCACAAATGGGATGGGAAGGAGCAAATGTGATTTTTGATGACTGGGTACATCCCCTAATGATGGGCTTAGAAGAGCATCTTATTGATATGTTCAAACATGACTTTGAGTTTGTTGATGGTCATCAAAGCCATTTAGGGCATACAGCGACAAACAAAAATAACATTTTAAATTCTGACGAGAAAAAAGAAAAAAATAGTAAAGAGGAAATTATCTGGACTGAATCTGGTAGAGCTGAATTAACAAAAGTTCCATTTTTTGTAAGAGGTAAAGTTAAAACAAATACTGAAAAATACGCAATCTTGAGGGGAATCCCAGAGATAAGCGATGAAACTCTTTATGATGCCAAAGCATATTTCAGTTAG
- the bchL gene encoding ferredoxin:protochlorophyllide reductase (ATP-dependent) iron-sulfur ATP-binding protein, whose product MTSTINRPLDGEGSVQVKQDPKINIEEGALVIAVYGKGGIGKSTTSSNLSAAFSKLGKKVLQIGCDPKHDSTFTLTHKMVPTVIDILEEVDFHSEELRPTDFMFEGFNGVMCVESGGPPAGTGCGGYVTGQTVKLLKEHHLLEDTDVVIFDVLGDVVCGGFAAPLQHANYCLIVTANDFDSIFAMNRIVSAIKAKAKNYKVRLGGVVANRSKDTDQIDKFNERTGLKTMAHFKDVDAIRRSRLKKCTIFEMEPTEDVIEVQNEYLSLAKNMLEKVEPLEGNPLKDREIFDLLGFD is encoded by the coding sequence ATGACAAGTACTATAAATAGACCTCTTGATGGAGAAGGAAGTGTTCAAGTAAAGCAAGATCCAAAAATAAATATTGAAGAAGGGGCTTTAGTTATTGCCGTATATGGGAAGGGTGGCATCGGAAAATCGACTACATCATCAAACCTTTCTGCGGCATTCTCAAAATTAGGTAAAAAGGTTCTACAAATTGGATGTGATCCGAAACACGATAGCACTTTCACTTTGACACACAAAATGGTTCCTACAGTTATCGATATTCTTGAAGAGGTAGATTTTCATAGCGAAGAACTGAGGCCAACCGATTTCATGTTTGAAGGTTTTAATGGCGTAATGTGCGTAGAAAGTGGAGGTCCTCCTGCTGGGACAGGGTGCGGGGGATATGTAACCGGTCAGACAGTAAAACTATTAAAAGAACATCACTTATTAGAAGATACTGACGTTGTTATTTTTGATGTCCTTGGAGACGTCGTTTGCGGGGGATTTGCAGCTCCATTACAACATGCAAATTACTGTCTTATTGTTACTGCTAATGACTTCGATTCAATATTCGCTATGAACAGAATAGTCTCTGCAATTAAAGCAAAAGCAAAAAATTATAAAGTCAGATTAGGTGGGGTAGTAGCAAATAGATCAAAAGATACAGACCAAATTGATAAGTTCAATGAAAGAACAGGTTTAAAAACTATGGCCCACTTCAAAGATGTCGATGCCATTAGAAGATCAAGACTAAAAAAATGCACCATTTTTGAAATGGAACCAACTGAAGATGTTATTGAAGTTCAAAATGAATATTTATCTCTTGCTAAAAATATGCTTGAAAAGGTGGAACCTTTAGAAGGCAATCCACTTAAAGATAGAGAAATTTTTGATTTATTAGGATTTGATTAA